Proteins from one Oncorhynchus gorbuscha isolate QuinsamMale2020 ecotype Even-year linkage group LG18, OgorEven_v1.0, whole genome shotgun sequence genomic window:
- the LOC124003827 gene encoding sulfotransferase 6B1-like, with protein sequence MSKPMSAQGMSKMEDAKNVKDENKLYLHEGILYSTIMSPPENLKGLKELEGRPNDILLVAYPKCGFNWMIAVLRKIMAAASGQQELSQIPPLMEFFSPDMQKVVGEMPSPRLLGTHLHPDNIPGTFIAKKTKMLVVFRNPKDTVVSYYHFMNTNPVLPNAKSWDSFFTDFMEGEVAWGSYFNHALAWEKLMDNPNILMVTYEQMKENLGQGVQEISKFFDFPLTEEQVQTIAGQSTFNAMKESSKNTHGKHGNVFFRKGEVGDWKNHLSEAQSKQMDEKFEKHLAHTKLGAKLKYDIYCK encoded by the exons ATGAGCAAACCAATGTCTGCGCAAGGCATGTCCAAAATGGAAGATGCAAAGAATGTGAAGGATGAGAATAAGCTGTACTTGCACGAGGGGATCCTCTACTCTACAATCATGAGTCCCCCAGAAAATCTTAAAGGCCTGAAGGAGCTGGAGGGAAGACCCAATGACATTTTACTGGTGGCCTACCCAAAATGTG GGTTCAACTGGATGATTGCTGTGCTACGCAAAATCATGGCTGCAGCCTCTGGGCAACAAGAACTGTCTCAAATACCTCCACTGATGGAGTTTTTCTCTCCGGACATGCAGAAG GTGGTGGGAGAAATGCCCTCTCCGCGGTTACTGGGCACACATTTGCACCCTGATAACATCCCTGGCACTTTTATTGCGAAGAAAACAAAG ATGCTGGTTGTGTTCCGAAACCCAAAAGATACAGTCGTATCATACTACCACTTCATGAACACAAACCCTGTTTTGCCTAATGCCAAATCCTGGGATTCATTTTTCACAGACTTCATGGAGGGTGAAG TGGCTTGGGGCTCTTACTTCAACCATGCCCTCGCCTGGGAGAAACTAATGGACAATCCTAACATATTGATGGTCACTTATGAGCAAATGAAGGAG AATCTAGGTCAGGGGGTGCAGGAGATATCCAAGTTCTTTGATTTCCCATTGACTGAAGAGCAAGTCCAGACAATTGCAGGGCAGAGCACCTTCAATGCTATGAAGGAAAGTTCCAAGAACACCCATGGAAAACATGGCAATGTGTTTTTCCGAAAAG GTGAAGTTGGAGATTGGAAGAACCATCTCAGTGAAGCCCAAAGTAAACAGATGGACGAGAAGTTTGAGAAGCACCTGGCTCACACTAAACTGGGGGCTAAGTTAAAATATGATATTTACTGCAAGTAG